From Priestia aryabhattai, one genomic window encodes:
- a CDS encoding winged helix-turn-helix transcriptional regulator: MKYDLTKWEPHGYSCPVEAAVDVVGGKWKSVILYQLSKERRRFNELRRLIPGVTQRMLTLQLRELERDGIIHREVYKQVPPKVEYYLTPFGETLIPIIELMFQWGYNHTDKIAEARIQAEKE; this comes from the coding sequence ATGAAATACGACTTAACAAAATGGGAGCCTCACGGCTATTCTTGTCCTGTGGAAGCAGCCGTTGATGTAGTCGGAGGCAAATGGAAAAGCGTCATTTTATATCAATTATCGAAGGAACGCCGGCGCTTTAATGAACTGCGCAGACTCATTCCCGGCGTGACGCAGCGAATGCTCACGCTGCAGCTTCGCGAACTCGAGCGCGACGGAATTATCCACCGCGAAGTCTATAAACAAGTTCCGCCTAAAGTAGAATATTATTTAACGCCTTTTGGAGAAACGCTCATCCCTATTATCGAGCTGATGTTTCAATGGGGATATAATCATACCGATAAAATTGCTGAAGCGAGAATTCAAGCAGAGAAAGAGTAA
- a CDS encoding ABC transporter ATP-binding protein, which yields MSIVLEGKNVTKTFGSRGNVYEALKGIDFTIEEGEFVGIMGPSGAGKTTLMNILSTIDRPTDGEVWIQGENVALMKDKKLSAFRRNHLGFIFQDYNLLDTLTVKENILLPLTVTKMSKQEMETKLKDTATRLGIYELADKYPYEISGGQKQRVAAARAMITNPAVIFADEPTGALDSKAASSLLEKLSQLNQEDRATIIMVTHDPLASSYCSRVLFIKDGQIYTELFKGEQTRQAFFKRIMNIQGALGGDGYDRI from the coding sequence ATGAGTATTGTTCTTGAAGGGAAAAATGTAACCAAAACGTTTGGATCAAGAGGAAACGTATACGAAGCGCTAAAAGGAATTGATTTTACAATCGAAGAAGGAGAGTTTGTCGGTATTATGGGACCATCTGGAGCGGGAAAAACGACGCTGATGAATATTCTTTCAACGATTGACCGTCCTACAGATGGCGAGGTATGGATTCAAGGAGAAAACGTAGCGCTCATGAAAGATAAGAAGCTGTCTGCTTTCAGACGCAATCATTTAGGGTTTATTTTTCAAGATTATAATTTACTGGATACGTTAACGGTAAAGGAAAATATTCTTCTGCCGCTTACGGTTACAAAAATGTCCAAGCAAGAGATGGAAACGAAGCTTAAAGACACAGCAACGCGACTAGGCATCTATGAACTGGCGGATAAGTATCCGTATGAGATTTCTGGCGGACAAAAACAGCGCGTTGCAGCAGCGAGAGCGATGATTACGAACCCAGCCGTTATTTTCGCAGATGAGCCCACCGGAGCTCTTGATTCCAAAGCTGCTTCAAGCCTGCTTGAAAAGCTGTCGCAATTAAATCAGGAAGACCGTGCCACCATTATTATGGTGACGCATGATCCGCTGGCTTCAAGCTACTGCAGCCGCGTGCTGTTTATTAAAGACGGACAAATTTACACAGAGCTGTTTAAAGGCGAACAAACGAGACAAGCATTTTTTAAACGAATTATGAACATTCAAGGCGCATTAGGCGGTGACGGCTATGACCGTATTTGA
- a CDS encoding sensor histidine kinase, protein MWKSFLRERLSWILFVLIWLGVIDALLLLEYDIKVSSTSFWYLNLLTLCLLILFLLWRGVKERRFLKKLSLMLQHDAYDLQEMHTYVRTKADEEMLSLLQHIDRVYRKQTHALHVKQREQQEYVTTWVHEAKSPLTAMKLLINAHRTELYKWPWLKDIEDEWMKIDALVDQNLYAARLQKLEKDYQVQAVSLSELVFPNVAYFSKWCIEKKLHIDVENLDILVHTDPKWMQFVVKQVLSNAIKYSPLEGKLSFFSEETPKYVKLFIADQGEGIPTQDLPRVFEKGFTGNVGRKTKGATGLGLYFSKKITDALGHGIEVNSLLHEGTTVILTFYKRNSFDNLSKM, encoded by the coding sequence ATGTGGAAAAGTTTTTTAAGAGAAAGGCTAAGCTGGATTTTATTTGTTCTTATATGGCTCGGTGTAATCGATGCTCTACTGCTGTTGGAGTATGATATTAAGGTATCGTCCACGTCTTTTTGGTATTTGAATCTTTTAACGCTGTGTCTGCTGATTCTGTTTCTTTTGTGGAGAGGAGTAAAAGAAAGAAGATTCCTAAAAAAATTAAGCTTAATGCTGCAGCATGATGCGTACGATTTACAAGAAATGCATACATACGTTCGAACGAAAGCAGATGAAGAAATGCTGAGCTTGCTGCAGCATATAGATCGTGTGTATCGCAAGCAAACTCATGCTCTTCACGTAAAGCAGCGAGAGCAGCAGGAATATGTAACGACTTGGGTTCATGAGGCCAAGTCGCCGCTTACTGCTATGAAGCTACTTATTAATGCTCATCGTACAGAGCTTTATAAATGGCCTTGGCTAAAGGATATTGAAGATGAATGGATGAAAATTGACGCGTTAGTGGATCAGAATTTATATGCCGCACGCCTGCAGAAATTGGAAAAAGATTACCAGGTGCAGGCAGTGTCGCTAAGTGAACTTGTTTTTCCAAATGTTGCGTATTTCTCGAAATGGTGTATCGAAAAGAAACTGCATATTGATGTGGAAAACCTAGACATTTTAGTTCACACTGATCCAAAGTGGATGCAGTTTGTTGTGAAGCAAGTGCTGTCTAACGCCATTAAATATAGCCCTCTAGAAGGAAAGCTTTCTTTTTTTAGTGAAGAAACGCCAAAGTATGTGAAGTTATTTATCGCTGATCAAGGGGAAGGTATTCCAACACAAGACCTCCCGCGCGTATTCGAAAAAGGATTCACAGGAAATGTTGGAAGAAAAACGAAAGGAGCTACGGGGCTAGGGCTGTATTTTTCAAAAAAAATTACAGATGCTCTTGGCCATGGAATAGAGGTGAATTCACTTTTACATGAAGGAACCACGGTGATTCTGACCTTCTACAAACGGAATTCTTTCGATAACCTTTCAAAAATGTAA
- the comJ gene encoding competence protein ComJ produces MKTKWKEQVLTMSYHQFTLFQKGQPKPHHDWSDEDIQKGYVADDKAISFEAVSNTKAIIEVWVNEKPDASRAEKTTRLPFHVENDGIEIKSVLSETLSYDIPKGYYYVTCLTIPLQEKTTSGLYLVKYLLHFESQ; encoded by the coding sequence ATGAAAACAAAATGGAAAGAACAAGTGCTAACAATGTCTTATCATCAGTTTACGCTGTTTCAAAAAGGACAGCCAAAGCCCCATCACGACTGGAGTGATGAAGATATTCAAAAAGGATATGTCGCAGACGATAAAGCCATTTCGTTTGAAGCCGTGTCGAACACAAAAGCTATTATTGAAGTGTGGGTAAACGAAAAGCCTGACGCATCACGAGCTGAAAAGACAACTCGCCTTCCTTTTCACGTCGAAAATGATGGGATTGAAATAAAAAGCGTCCTATCCGAAACCTTAAGCTATGACATTCCAAAAGGGTATTATTATGTCACATGCCTGACCATTCCTCTTCAAGAAAAAACAACCTCAGGCCTTTATTTGGTGAAATATTTACTGCATTTTGAAAGTCAATAA
- a CDS encoding squalene/phytoene synthase family protein: MSVPNKLRDDAMVMLKETSRTFFIPISHLPAELQDAVGSAYLCMRAIDEIEDHPELEAGIKSRLLYAISDLLKQPFNEDEYMALVGPYQADLPDVTLQLGHWIALCPTGVADQVLDATSIMAKGMADWVEKDWHIQNEADLDDYTFYVAGLVGVMLNDIWKWYDGTETDKELAIAFGRGLQSVNILRNTSEDSERGVSFFPNNWSREDMFAYARRNLSLGKKYLEDVKSLPILHFCKIPLALADGTLNALMKGKEKMTRDDVNKTVNEVVDM; encoded by the coding sequence ATGAGTGTACCCAACAAATTACGCGACGACGCAATGGTGATGTTAAAAGAAACAAGCCGAACATTTTTTATTCCAATTAGCCACTTGCCGGCAGAATTGCAAGATGCAGTAGGATCTGCTTACTTATGTATGAGGGCAATTGATGAAATTGAAGATCACCCTGAGCTAGAAGCCGGTATAAAAAGCCGCTTGCTTTACGCCATCAGTGACCTGTTAAAACAGCCTTTTAACGAAGACGAGTACATGGCATTAGTAGGTCCTTATCAAGCTGATTTACCTGACGTAACGCTTCAGCTCGGCCACTGGATTGCGCTTTGTCCGACTGGAGTTGCAGATCAAGTATTAGATGCAACTTCCATTATGGCTAAAGGAATGGCCGATTGGGTAGAAAAAGACTGGCATATTCAAAATGAAGCGGATTTAGATGACTATACGTTCTACGTAGCTGGTCTAGTAGGCGTGATGCTTAACGACATTTGGAAATGGTATGACGGCACGGAGACAGATAAAGAATTAGCTATTGCTTTTGGACGCGGCTTGCAGTCTGTTAATATCCTGCGCAATACCTCGGAAGATTCAGAGCGCGGAGTCAGCTTCTTTCCTAACAACTGGAGCAGAGAAGACATGTTTGCCTATGCTCGCCGCAATCTTTCACTAGGAAAGAAATATTTAGAAGATGTCAAATCTCTTCCGATTCTTCATTTCTGTAAAATTCCGTTGGCGCTTGCCGATGGAACATTAAACGCCTTGATGAAAGGAAAAGAAAAAATGACGCGTGACGATGTAAATAAGACGGTAAATGAAGTTGTCGATATGTAA
- a CDS encoding enoyl-CoA hydratase/isomerase family protein, with product MKRFIKVEKRNHVAVVRMNQSMLNRLNSEVMYELQETMNELQHDASVGSIVFMGEYYKMNGDHRATSFLREETGRLYQPIHAVTARAIFQRISCSSKQTIALLTNFTFGGGYELALACNVRIAEEPVQLKLTNGMTVSAQEACNMGKVQHVVQKGKGLEYSFALNALEKEA from the coding sequence ATGAAAAGATTTATCAAAGTAGAAAAAAGAAATCATGTGGCGGTTGTACGAATGAATCAGTCGATGCTCAATCGTTTGAACAGTGAAGTCATGTATGAGCTGCAAGAAACGATGAATGAGCTGCAGCACGATGCGTCGGTTGGGTCTATTGTATTTATGGGAGAGTACTATAAAATGAACGGAGATCATAGAGCAACTTCTTTCCTACGTGAAGAAACGGGAAGGCTTTATCAGCCGATTCATGCAGTAACAGCTCGAGCGATTTTTCAGCGTATTTCATGCAGCTCTAAACAAACGATTGCGCTTCTTACAAACTTTACGTTTGGGGGAGGGTATGAGTTAGCTTTAGCATGCAACGTACGAATTGCAGAAGAACCTGTACAGCTCAAGTTAACAAACGGTATGACTGTTAGTGCGCAAGAAGCGTGCAACATGGGAAAAGTGCAGCATGTTGTACAAAAAGGAAAAGGATTAGAATATTCGTTTGCGCTGAACGCATTAGAAAAGGAAGCTTAA
- the helD gene encoding RNA polymerase recycling motor HelD — translation MNDKNLTEEQQRVDWVVEEISQKAEKIGKSVGNVKGEIVDLRSTFWDDVTVNMDEPDDVIETFTSIKQQAELLAEREITHRQAYDQLKTLKKLTQSPYFGRFDFIENGEKEAEAIYVGVGSLMDQKDEEFLIYDWRAPISSLYYDYSPGKAQYETPGEAIKGEMKLKRQFIIENSVITSMFDTGITIRDELLQEVLGHNASSQMKSIVATIQKEQNQIIRNEKNKVLIVQGVAGSGKTSAALQRVAYLLYHYRKQLTAENMMLFSPNPLFNSYVSTVLPELGEDNMKQTTFQQYADGRLGNEFEIEDLFVQIEYLLTEKDAATKQQKTQEIRYKASHEFKKQVDAYIEELSTKDIIFKNIKFRGEIVLSARRLLSYFYSLDTGISIPNRMQLVAEWALKLINQLEKLERKKDWVQEEIQLLEKEDYVEAYQHLQKKEGYTESSFDDFEREQAYLAKAVVAKKMKFIKQAIKQLKFIDIRRIYMQLFERHHLFSHVEGWEDTAKNTVQRVMNMKLSYEDVTPYLYIKDQIEGRKANPVIRYLFIDEAQDYSPFQLAFLKELFPHARMTLLGDLNQAIYAHALNAPTILSSELYEEKEAETLTLTRSYRSTRQIVEFSRNMVVNGHLIEPFNRDGAKPTVTATGDVKEFHKAIIHRINELKQRNYKTIAVIAKTAEESREAFETLPASMSARLLTKETSSFEKGMLVLPAYLAKGIEFDAVLIYNASSKSYQDEYERNLFYTACTRAMHELHLFSLGEISPFISNKETYQYQGK, via the coding sequence GTGAACGATAAAAATTTAACAGAAGAACAGCAGCGAGTTGATTGGGTAGTAGAAGAAATCAGCCAAAAAGCTGAAAAAATAGGCAAAAGCGTAGGAAACGTAAAAGGCGAAATTGTCGATTTGCGAAGCACGTTTTGGGACGATGTCACGGTTAATATGGATGAGCCGGATGACGTGATTGAGACATTTACGAGCATTAAGCAGCAGGCGGAACTTTTAGCTGAACGTGAAATTACCCATAGACAAGCGTATGATCAATTAAAAACATTAAAAAAACTAACGCAATCCCCTTATTTTGGACGTTTTGACTTTATAGAAAATGGTGAAAAAGAAGCGGAAGCTATTTATGTGGGCGTGGGCTCCTTAATGGATCAAAAAGATGAAGAGTTTTTAATTTATGATTGGCGTGCGCCTATTTCGAGTCTTTATTATGATTATTCACCAGGAAAAGCGCAGTACGAAACGCCAGGTGAAGCCATTAAAGGCGAGATGAAGCTAAAGCGTCAGTTTATTATTGAAAATAGCGTAATTACAAGTATGTTTGATACAGGAATTACCATTCGAGACGAGCTGCTTCAAGAAGTGCTTGGACACAATGCAAGCAGTCAAATGAAAAGTATTGTAGCGACCATTCAAAAAGAACAAAACCAGATTATTCGCAATGAAAAAAATAAAGTGCTGATCGTTCAAGGTGTAGCAGGAAGCGGTAAAACGTCTGCAGCTCTTCAGCGCGTGGCTTATCTTCTCTATCATTACCGAAAGCAGCTGACTGCGGAAAATATGATGCTGTTTTCACCAAATCCGCTTTTTAACAGCTACGTCTCAACCGTTCTTCCGGAGCTTGGGGAAGACAATATGAAACAAACAACGTTTCAGCAATATGCCGATGGACGGTTAGGAAACGAGTTTGAAATCGAGGACTTGTTCGTTCAAATCGAATATTTGCTAACGGAAAAAGATGCCGCGACAAAACAGCAAAAAACGCAGGAAATCCGCTACAAAGCAAGCCATGAATTTAAAAAGCAGGTAGATGCGTATATCGAAGAGCTGTCTACTAAAGACATCATTTTTAAAAACATTAAGTTTCGAGGCGAAATCGTTTTATCCGCTCGACGCTTGCTGTCTTATTTCTATTCACTTGATACGGGAATTTCCATCCCTAACAGAATGCAGCTCGTAGCCGAATGGGCGCTTAAGCTCATCAATCAGCTTGAAAAACTTGAGCGTAAAAAAGATTGGGTTCAAGAAGAAATTCAGCTTTTAGAAAAAGAAGATTATGTGGAGGCCTATCAGCATCTGCAGAAAAAGGAAGGCTATACCGAAAGCTCATTTGATGACTTTGAGCGTGAACAAGCGTATTTAGCCAAAGCAGTTGTAGCTAAGAAGATGAAATTTATTAAGCAGGCCATCAAGCAGCTTAAGTTTATCGACATTCGCCGTATCTATATGCAGCTGTTTGAAAGACATCACCTTTTTTCACATGTAGAAGGATGGGAAGACACAGCCAAAAATACCGTGCAAAGAGTCATGAACATGAAGCTGTCTTATGAAGACGTAACGCCTTACTTATATATAAAAGATCAAATTGAAGGGCGCAAAGCCAATCCTGTCATTCGCTATTTGTTTATTGATGAAGCACAAGACTATTCACCGTTTCAGCTAGCGTTTTTAAAAGAGCTGTTTCCGCATGCCAGAATGACGCTGCTTGGAGATTTAAATCAAGCGATCTATGCGCACGCTCTGAATGCACCGACCATTCTTTCAAGCGAACTGTACGAAGAGAAAGAAGCAGAAACGCTGACTCTTACGAGAAGCTACCGATCAACTCGTCAAATTGTAGAGTTTTCAAGGAATATGGTTGTAAATGGCCATTTAATTGAGCCGTTTAATCGAGACGGAGCGAAGCCAACCGTGACGGCTACAGGTGACGTCAAAGAGTTTCATAAGGCAATCATACACAGAATTAATGAATTAAAGCAGAGAAACTATAAAACGATTGCTGTTATTGCCAAAACAGCTGAAGAAAGTCGAGAAGCATTTGAAACACTGCCTGCTTCGATGTCTGCAAGGCTGCTGACAAAAGAAACAAGTTCATTTGAAAAAGGCATGCTTGTCCTGCCTGCTTACTTAGCTAAAGGAATTGAATTTGATGCCGTGTTAATTTATAATGCGTCGAGTAAATCTTATCAAGATGAATACGAGCGGAATTTATTTTATACGGCATGCACAAGAGCTATGCATGAGCTGCATTTGTTCTCACTTGGTGAAATCAGTCCGTTTATATCGAATAAAGAAACCTATCAATACCAAGGCAAATAA
- a CDS encoding DUF1093 domain-containing protein — MKRKWISLLALLFVVGAGIGGVKIYQKAATEHQYGIIPKEAKKVDEYGRVQYTISVINEKGKTTFQTFTTIKQLKEGTVIDLLVRGNEVRKYNILTKNELPQRVKSVWPTKERKEEGK, encoded by the coding sequence ATGAAGCGAAAGTGGATTAGCCTCTTAGCTCTGCTTTTTGTTGTGGGAGCAGGTATAGGAGGAGTAAAGATTTATCAAAAAGCCGCAACGGAGCATCAATACGGGATCATCCCAAAAGAAGCAAAAAAAGTGGACGAGTATGGACGAGTTCAATATACAATTTCAGTGATAAATGAAAAAGGAAAAACAACATTTCAAACGTTTACAACGATTAAACAGTTAAAAGAAGGAACGGTTATTGACCTTTTGGTTCGAGGTAATGAAGTTCGGAAATATAACATTTTAACAAAAAACGAGCTGCCACAGCGGGTGAAAAGCGTGTGGCCTACAAAAGAACGAAAGGAGGAAGGAAAATGA
- a CDS encoding metal-sensitive transcriptional regulator, protein MEYDKQVKNRLKRIEGQLKGVLNMMEQGKDCRDIVTQLSAARSAIDRTMGVIVSTNLEQCVRESIEKGENTENLVKEAVELLVKSR, encoded by the coding sequence ATGGAATATGATAAGCAAGTTAAAAATCGTTTGAAACGAATTGAAGGTCAATTAAAAGGCGTCTTAAATATGATGGAACAAGGAAAAGACTGCCGTGACATTGTGACGCAGCTCTCAGCAGCTAGAAGTGCAATTGATCGCACGATGGGCGTTATTGTCAGCACAAATCTTGAACAATGCGTAAGAGAAAGCATTGAAAAAGGCGAGAATACGGAAAACTTAGTAAAAGAAGCAGTAGAGCTGTTAGTAAAAAGCAGATGA
- a CDS encoding response regulator transcription factor, protein MKILVVEDDGKIYELVKEKFEQWSFEVVGVEDFQKVMEVFITESPELVILDVNLPVYDGFYWCQQIRTVSKAPIVFLSSREHPMDIVMAMNVGADDYIQKPFNLDVLVAKVQALLRRTYSYGDTISDVIEWNGAVLDLKKGSLHYNDQEIHLTKNEFFILRLLLEERGKIVSREELMRRLWEDEKFVSDNTLSVNITRIRTKLEDIGLNDKIVTKKGQGYLVN, encoded by the coding sequence ATGAAAATTTTAGTTGTAGAAGACGATGGTAAAATATATGAATTAGTGAAAGAGAAATTTGAACAGTGGTCATTTGAAGTGGTTGGAGTAGAAGATTTTCAAAAGGTAATGGAAGTATTTATTACAGAAAGCCCAGAGCTGGTCATTTTAGACGTGAATTTGCCTGTATATGACGGATTTTACTGGTGTCAGCAAATACGTACAGTTTCAAAAGCTCCTATCGTATTTCTTTCCTCTCGTGAACATCCAATGGATATTGTTATGGCAATGAATGTTGGGGCAGATGACTACATTCAAAAGCCTTTTAACTTAGATGTTCTTGTTGCTAAAGTGCAGGCACTTCTGCGCAGAACGTATTCGTATGGAGACACGATTTCAGACGTTATCGAGTGGAACGGCGCGGTGCTAGACTTGAAAAAAGGAAGTTTGCATTATAACGACCAAGAAATTCATTTAACTAAAAACGAATTTTTTATTTTACGGCTTCTTTTGGAAGAGCGAGGCAAGATTGTATCGCGAGAAGAGCTTATGCGAAGGTTATGGGAAGATGAGAAATTTGTAAGTGACAATACGCTTTCTGTCAACATCACACGTATTCGTACCAAGCTGGAAGACATCGGGCTGAATGATAAAATTGTGACCAAAAAAGGTCAAGGGTATTTGGTGAATTAA
- a CDS encoding FUSC family protein translates to MSDDKKSPTYNHTEIHHKIEASPKAPGIKAAFRFNHASSPWVRGISSGLSSSLPILIGILFGHLQYGLIASIGGFTYLYTKDEPYAQRGVKLFLALLGVTLCFTLGSLFADVDWMKTILFGVIGSVSVYVFGALKIPGPSAMFFVLSFAVSTSIPAPNLQAVFLHTGLVFLGGALSWCISMSGWLINPRGPETAAVAKAYRQLASFVGSLGTESFHAEQHKTVVELRAAETAMKQAKINRKKSSFAHRLFLLNQKAEGLFIFVMAAANDFNPAVSKKAQAVIETFASEMATLKKHKKIRDVREEIEELSIKEELRTLLLDINDVLQMKELKETEYIQFSHGTIRARLKAAFHKRSYVLKNALRYGIIMVIAAAVAYTTNIPRSYWIPLTCAGVMLGATVRATVQRGIQRSVGTILGILIGTGILMFEPTGIVIALIVFVLQSTIEIVIVKNYALGTLFITPNALLIAESGHPDKAISYFTSARVIDIVIGSIIGVVGTVLIFKRASSLRLPYLLGDVIRKEGQFLEMLSTEQDEEKIKQERNKLQGELVNLRALYDNVIGEYSKTAVKLEGLWPAVVATQQLGYMLLASFEGYELSETEKQELQETFQKLAAAAEQKRAPKLSSVPTLERYPIIHQEITALYESLQVEI, encoded by the coding sequence GTGAGTGATGACAAAAAGTCACCAACATATAATCATACGGAAATTCATCATAAAATTGAGGCTTCTCCAAAAGCGCCGGGAATCAAAGCTGCTTTTCGTTTTAACCACGCTTCTTCTCCGTGGGTAAGAGGAATCAGCTCAGGTTTGTCTTCAAGCCTGCCGATTTTAATAGGAATTTTATTTGGTCATTTGCAGTACGGACTCATTGCAAGCATTGGCGGCTTTACATATTTGTATACAAAAGATGAGCCTTACGCGCAGCGCGGCGTTAAGTTATTTTTAGCTTTGCTGGGCGTTACGCTTTGCTTTACACTCGGCTCATTATTTGCTGACGTAGATTGGATGAAAACCATTTTATTTGGTGTTATTGGATCCGTATCGGTTTATGTCTTCGGAGCGTTAAAAATTCCAGGGCCTTCTGCCATGTTTTTTGTGCTTTCCTTTGCTGTGAGCACGAGCATTCCAGCTCCGAATTTGCAGGCAGTTTTTTTACATACAGGACTCGTTTTTTTAGGAGGAGCACTATCTTGGTGTATTAGCATGAGCGGATGGCTTATTAATCCGCGCGGACCTGAAACTGCCGCTGTGGCGAAAGCGTACAGGCAGCTAGCTTCATTTGTCGGTTCTCTTGGCACGGAATCGTTTCACGCGGAGCAGCACAAAACGGTTGTAGAGCTCCGGGCAGCGGAAACAGCGATGAAGCAAGCGAAAATTAATCGAAAAAAATCATCGTTTGCGCATCGGCTGTTTTTATTAAATCAAAAAGCAGAAGGGCTGTTTATCTTTGTGATGGCCGCTGCAAATGATTTTAATCCGGCTGTTTCAAAAAAAGCACAAGCGGTGATTGAAACGTTCGCATCCGAAATGGCCACGTTAAAAAAACATAAAAAAATTCGAGATGTCAGAGAAGAAATTGAAGAGCTGTCTATAAAAGAAGAGCTGCGCACATTACTGTTAGATATAAACGACGTTCTTCAAATGAAGGAATTAAAAGAAACAGAGTACATTCAGTTCTCGCATGGTACCATAAGAGCACGGTTAAAAGCTGCTTTTCACAAACGTTCATATGTGCTTAAAAACGCTTTGCGCTACGGAATTATTATGGTTATCGCCGCAGCCGTTGCCTACACAACAAATATTCCAAGGTCTTACTGGATTCCGCTTACATGCGCAGGAGTAATGCTTGGGGCAACCGTGCGTGCCACCGTTCAGCGAGGTATTCAGCGCTCAGTTGGTACGATTTTAGGTATTTTAATTGGGACGGGAATTCTGATGTTTGAGCCGACAGGAATCGTCATTGCACTCATTGTCTTTGTGCTTCAGTCAACGATTGAGATTGTCATTGTTAAAAATTACGCGCTTGGTACGCTTTTTATCACGCCGAATGCTCTTTTAATCGCTGAAAGCGGTCATCCCGATAAAGCTATTAGCTATTTTACGTCCGCTCGGGTGATTGATATTGTTATTGGATCTATTATTGGAGTGGTTGGTACGGTATTAATTTTTAAACGAGCTTCTTCGCTTCGTTTGCCGTATTTGCTTGGAGATGTGATTCGAAAAGAAGGACAGTTTTTAGAAATGCTAAGCACGGAACAAGATGAAGAAAAAATTAAACAAGAAAGAAATAAGCTTCAAGGAGAACTCGTTAATCTTCGGGCGCTGTACGATAATGTGATTGGAGAATATTCCAAAACGGCCGTCAAACTTGAAGGATTGTGGCCTGCGGTTGTCGCTACGCAGCAGTTAGGTTATATGCTTCTTGCTTCGTTTGAAGGATATGAGCTGTCAGAAACGGAGAAACAAGAGCTTCAGGAAACGTTTCAGAAGCTAGCCGCAGCAGCAGAGCAAAAACGAGCGCCGAAGCTTTCAAGTGTTCCGACTCTGGAACGCTACCCTATTATTCACCAGGAAATAACCGCTTTGTATGAAAGTCTGCAGGTAGAAATATAA